TAATACAGATTTAATGAGCTATTTATTCGGCTCGGTATCTGCTGTTTCGAGACAGGATTTATTTGTTGTCATTGCGATTGCGATTGTCGTGGTGATATTCTTAGTATTATTTTTCAAAGAATTATTCGTTCTATCTTTTGACGAAGAATATGCAAAAGCAAGTGGGTTGCCGGCAAAATGGATTCATTTGTTATTTATGGTTGTTGTGGCACTTGTCATTGCAGCTAGCATGCGTATTGTTGGGATATTGTTAGTATCTAGCTTAATGACATTACCGGTAGCAGCAGCAATGCGTTTAGCACATGGCTTTAAACAGGCGATTATTTTAGCGATTGTATTTGGTGAACTTGCGGTATTAATAGGTTTAGTGAGTGCATTTTATTTAAATTTAGCGCCAGGTGGTACGATTGTCGTAACTTCAATTATCATTCTATTATTTGTCATTATCATTAAAAAAATGGTTTTAAAATTATCAACTAAGGTGGAAGGGGAAGAAGCACAGTGAATACAACACGCGCGTGGGAAATATTAAAAGACAATGGCTATAAAAAAACAGATAAACGAGAGTTAATTTTGGGTATGTTTGCGGCTACGGATAAATATTTGACTGCCCGTGATTTACTGCAAGTGCTGAAAAAAGACTTCCCAGGCATGAGCTTTGATACGATTTATCGTAACTTAGCAACGTTTGTTGAATTAGATATTTTAGAAGAAACCGAGCTAAATGGTGAACGTAATTTCCGCATGCATTGTGAATCGGATCATCACCATCATCATTTTATTTGTCGCGATTGTGGGAATGTGAAGGAATTATCACTGTGTCCGATGGAGATGCTTGGAGAAAAGCTGCCAGGTTATGCAATAGAAGCTCATAAATTCGAAATATATGGAAAATGCCCGAGCTGCTTATAAAGGTATAAATTTTATGTTTTAATCCATGAAATCGATGTGAATTTAAAAACTATTTGCATAATTTCATCAGTATGAT
This portion of the Solibacillus daqui genome encodes:
- a CDS encoding metal ABC transporter permease, coding for MIEAILNYEFLQNAFFSGLIIGVIAPLLGVFIVVRRLSLIADALSHVTLAGIAGSLYISQSFAGLALLNPIYLGIVASVSGSILIERLRRLYKHYEELAIPIIMSGGIGVSAILISLASGFNTDLMSYLFGSVSAVSRQDLFVVIAIAIVVVIFLVLFFKELFVLSFDEEYAKASGLPAKWIHLLFMVVVALVIAASMRIVGILLVSSLMTLPVAAAMRLAHGFKQAIILAIVFGELAVLIGLVSAFYLNLAPGGTIVVTSIIILLFVIIIKKMVLKLSTKVEGEEAQ
- a CDS encoding Fur family transcriptional regulator, whose protein sequence is MNTTRAWEILKDNGYKKTDKRELILGMFAATDKYLTARDLLQVLKKDFPGMSFDTIYRNLATFVELDILEETELNGERNFRMHCESDHHHHHFICRDCGNVKELSLCPMEMLGEKLPGYAIEAHKFEIYGKCPSCL